The genomic stretch ACAGCTCGGTCAGGTCGTAGCGGTCCTGGTCGGCCGGCAGCGCTCGGACGTCGGTGTCGGCCACCTCGGGCCACGAGGCGATCTCGGTCAGGTCGTGGTCCTCGGTGCCCTTACAGAAGCGGGCGAGCGCCTCGGGACCGTCGAACAGGAACACCTCGCCGTCGCGGCCGAGGAACCGGGCGACGTCCTCGACGTAGCAGCGGAGCGTGACGCCGGCCCCTTCGGGGACCACCACCTCCACCGGCAGGATGCCGACCGACTCCCAGAACCGGCCGGCCTCGGCCACCTCGGCGGGCGACGCGCTGATCCGGCCGCCGCGGGCGATCGTGCGCACACCGGCCGCAGGCCCAGTTGCCTCGGGCTCGTCGTCGTCCACCAGCACGACGTCGTCGGGGAGGTCCTCGGCGCCGAGCTCCTCCGCCTCGGAAGCGGCCGGATAGGCGTCGAGCGTGGTGGAGCCGGCGCCGGTCCAGTCCAGGTGCTCGGAGAGCTCCTCGACGACGTCCTCCCACAGCTCGTCGAGGACGCCCCCCACGCCGAGCCAGGCGTCCTCGCCCGAGCGCCCGGCGAAGGCCTCCGCGCCGAGGCCCAGCGACCCGATCTCGGGCTTGCCCGCCAGCTCGGCGACGGCCTCGAACTGGCCGTCGGGCTCGTCGAGGTCGTCGTCCTCGGGTTCGGCGCTGGTGTCGAGGCACTCGGCGAGCCGGCTGACGATGTCGATCGTCGCGGCGAGCTCCTCGACCGCCCAGCGGTCGGGGCTCTCGGCGGCGATGTCGTACACGCCGTCGAGGTCGTAGCGGTGGTCGTCGTCCGGGGTCAGGTCAGCGGCGCCGAGGCCCTGCACGACCGGCCAGACCGGGTGGTCGGCGAGGTCGTGGTCGGTGCTGGTGCGGCAGAACGCCGCGAGTGCCGCGGGTGAGGGGAAGAGATGCACCTTCGCGACGTCCCCCTCGGTGGTGCCGAGGAACGCCTGCCACTCCTCACCGTCCTCCTCCCAGGGTGGGGCCCACAGGGTGTAGCCGGTGCGGTCATCGAGGGTGAGTGCGATCGGGACGATGCTGGGCCTGGCCACGCGCACATCCTGCCCGGTCCCCCTGGACGCGCGCGCCAGGGTTCCCGACGACCCCCTCTCGCGGGCCGTCTGCGCAGGTAGCGTCCCGGTGCATGACGGTGATCGACGACCAGGGCCGCCCCGAGCCGCCGGTGGCGGCCGACGAGACCGCCACCCTCCTCGGGTTCCTGGACTTCCAGCGCGCCACGCTCGAGTGGAAGAGCCGGGGCCTGGACGCGGCGGGCCTGCGCGCGACGGTCGGCGTCTCGACGATGACCCTCGGGGGGCTGCTCAAGCACATGGCGCTGGTCGAGGACGGGTGGTTCTCGCGGTCGCTGCACGGCAACGACCGGCACCCGCCGTTCGACGCCGTCGACTGGGCCGCCGACCCGGACTGGGAGTGGCGCACCGCAGCCGACGACTCGCCGGAGGGGCTCCGGGCCCTCTGGCAGGCCGCCGTCGACCGCTCGCGCGCGCTGACCGCCGACGCGCTGGCCGCCGGTGGGCTCGACCGTCCGGCGAGCCGCAGCTGGCCCGACGGTCAGCGGCCCAGTCTGCGGTGGATCGTCGTCCACATGATCGAGGAGTACGCGCGGCACAACGGACACGCCGACCTGCTCCGCGAGTCGGTGGACGGCGAGACGGGGGAGTAGCGCCAGCTCAGGCCTTCGGCCGCGGCGCGGGGCGGACGACGAGCACGGGGCACGGCGCGTAGTGCTGGACGCGCTGGGCGGTGCTGCCGATGAGGATCGCGTCGGAGATCCCGCGGCCGCCGGCCGCCACGACGACCAGCCCGGCGTCGACCTCCTCCGCGGCCCGGATGATCTCGGCCGCGGGCGAGCCGCTGCGGACCTGCTTGTCGATCCTCGGCCCCCAGCCGTCGAACACGGCCGCCACCGCATCGACGGCGCCCTGCGCCGCCTCCCGGAAGCTGCCCGTCCACTCGCCGGCCCGGTGCTGCTGCGACTCGGAGATCTCGTCGGCGAAGGCCACGGAGGCCAGCGGCCGGATCACGGCCACCACCGCGATCGCGGTGATCTTCCCCGGGTCCGCGAAGGACATC from Blastococcus sp. PRF04-17 encodes the following:
- a CDS encoding DinB family protein — translated: MTVIDDQGRPEPPVAADETATLLGFLDFQRATLEWKSRGLDAAGLRATVGVSTMTLGGLLKHMALVEDGWFSRSLHGNDRHPPFDAVDWAADPDWEWRTAADDSPEGLRALWQAAVDRSRALTADALAAGGLDRPASRSWPDGQRPSLRWIVVHMIEEYARHNGHADLLRESVDGETGE
- a CDS encoding universal stress protein; translated protein: MQVVVATDGSPQSLAAARHLMSFADPGKITAIAVVAVIRPLASVAFADEISESQQHRAGEWTGSFREAAQGAVDAVAAVFDGWGPRIDKQVRSGSPAAEIIRAAEEVDAGLVVVAAGGRGISDAILIGSTAQRVQHYAPCPVLVVRPAPRPKA